The proteins below are encoded in one region of Neoasaia chiangmaiensis:
- the pqqA gene encoding pyrroloquinoline quinone precursor peptide PqqA, producing MAWNTPKVTEIPLGAEINSYVCGQKK from the coding sequence ATGGCTTGGAACACCCCGAAGGTCACGGAAATCCCGTTGGGCGCGGAAATCAATTCCTATGTCTGCGGCCAGAAGAAGTAA
- the speD gene encoding adenosylmethionine decarboxylase — MNALAQLGMVSGLPRDNQTIAPASSYEEERKDYFIERDGERFAGHHLLIDFWDATNLDDPSKIDATLCEAAVTAGATILHSHFHHFTPNGGVSGVIVLAESHISIHTWPERNFAAVDVFMCGACDPNLTIPVMQRLFQAGRVVADEQRRGREPASIAA, encoded by the coding sequence ATGAACGCACTTGCTCAACTGGGGATGGTATCGGGACTCCCGAGAGATAACCAGACGATCGCACCGGCTTCCTCTTACGAAGAGGAGCGCAAGGACTACTTTATTGAACGTGACGGCGAGCGGTTTGCTGGTCATCATCTGCTGATCGATTTTTGGGACGCGACGAATCTGGACGACCCGTCCAAGATCGATGCGACCCTGTGCGAAGCAGCGGTGACGGCGGGTGCCACGATCCTGCACAGCCACTTCCACCATTTCACGCCCAATGGCGGCGTGTCGGGCGTGATCGTGCTGGCCGAAAGCCATATCTCGATCCACACATGGCCCGAACGCAACTTCGCGGCAGTGGACGTTTTCATGTGCGGCGCCTGCGACCCGAATCTGACGATCCCGGTCATGCAGCGCCTGTTCCAGGCAGGCCGCGTGGTCGCCGACGAGCAGCGTCGCGGTCGTGAACCGGCTTCGATCGCAGCGTAA
- a CDS encoding putative quinol monooxygenase yields MAETLTIIAEFGTTPETYDKFLEMCYYDSERSIADEAGCLEFTVLTPQDEGNTVVLYEVYTGRTGFDAHLQTPHFQKFSSAVRDLKIEQRSVRFFNKRSS; encoded by the coding sequence ATGGCCGAGACACTGACGATCATCGCCGAATTCGGGACGACGCCGGAGACGTACGACAAATTCCTCGAGATGTGCTACTACGATAGCGAGCGTTCGATCGCCGATGAGGCCGGATGTCTGGAATTCACGGTGCTGACGCCGCAGGACGAAGGCAATACCGTCGTTCTGTATGAGGTTTACACCGGGCGCACGGGCTTCGATGCGCATCTCCAGACGCCGCATTTCCAGAAATTCTCCAGCGCGGTGCGCGATCTGAAGATCGAACAGCGTAGCGTGCGGTTTTTCAACAAGCGCTCGTCTTGA
- a CDS encoding putative hemolysin: MRITIGAAALAGPVVLSGCAASPAQHRPVGMANPASVSCIRQGGHLTTVNTPSGEIGMCRLPDGRECEEWALFRDHRCVAAPR, translated from the coding sequence TTGAGGATTACAATCGGCGCCGCAGCACTTGCGGGACCCGTTGTGCTATCGGGCTGCGCGGCGTCCCCGGCGCAGCACCGACCCGTCGGCATGGCCAATCCGGCATCCGTTTCCTGCATACGGCAGGGCGGCCATCTGACGACGGTCAACACGCCATCGGGGGAGATCGGCATGTGCCGCCTGCCGGATGGGCGCGAATGTGAGGAATGGGCCCTGTTTCGGGACCATCGTTGTGTCGCGGCGCCACGATAG
- the gcvT gene encoding glycine cleavage system aminomethyltransferase GcvT, with amino-acid sequence MSDTLSRTPLHELHLEKGAKMVPFAGYEMPLQYPAGLMGEHLHTRQAAGLFDVSHMGQLRITAKSGDLRDAALALETLIPVDIAGLAPNRQRYGLLTNDRGGIMDDLMIANMGDWLFVVVNAACKQADTAHMEAALGDRVVIERLDDRALLALQGPQAVDVIAPLCPAAAGMRFMDAIETDVAGVRCTLTRSGYTGEDGFELGMKADRAETVARALLADERVLPIGLGARDSLRLEAGLCLYGNDLDETTTPIEANLAWAMQKARRAGGSRAGGYPGADIVMAQAEHGVSRRRVGLGAEGRAPVRAGAKLFADAEGRTPAGVVTSGAFGPSVNAPVAMGYVATEYATPDTALFAELRGRFVPIHVRALPFVAPGFKR; translated from the coding sequence TTGTCCGATACGCTTTCCCGCACGCCACTCCATGAACTGCACCTCGAAAAAGGTGCGAAAATGGTGCCGTTCGCGGGCTACGAGATGCCGTTGCAATATCCGGCCGGCCTGATGGGCGAACACCTGCATACGCGCCAGGCCGCCGGCCTTTTCGACGTCTCCCATATGGGCCAACTGCGCATCACGGCGAAATCCGGCGACCTGCGGGACGCCGCACTGGCGCTGGAGACGCTGATTCCAGTCGACATCGCGGGTCTTGCGCCGAATCGGCAACGTTACGGACTGCTGACGAACGACCGTGGCGGCATCATGGACGATCTGATGATCGCCAATATGGGCGACTGGCTGTTCGTCGTCGTCAACGCCGCCTGCAAGCAGGCCGACACGGCACATATGGAAGCCGCCCTCGGCGATCGCGTCGTGATCGAACGGCTCGACGACCGCGCGCTTCTGGCGCTGCAAGGCCCGCAGGCCGTGGATGTCATCGCGCCGCTGTGCCCCGCCGCCGCCGGAATGCGCTTCATGGACGCCATCGAGACGGACGTGGCCGGTGTGCGCTGCACGCTGACGCGCTCCGGCTATACGGGCGAAGACGGATTCGAACTCGGCATGAAGGCCGACCGGGCGGAAACCGTCGCCCGCGCGCTGCTCGCCGATGAGCGGGTGCTGCCGATCGGACTCGGCGCGCGCGACAGCCTGCGGCTGGAAGCCGGCCTGTGCCTCTACGGTAACGACCTGGATGAAACCACCACGCCGATCGAAGCCAACCTCGCCTGGGCGATGCAGAAGGCCCGGCGCGCCGGCGGCAGCCGCGCGGGTGGCTATCCCGGCGCGGATATCGTGATGGCACAGGCCGAACACGGCGTCTCCCGCCGGCGCGTCGGGCTGGGTGCCGAGGGCCGCGCGCCGGTCCGCGCCGGGGCGAAGCTGTTCGCCGATGCCGAAGGCCGGACGCCGGCCGGCGTCGTGACGTCCGGCGCCTTCGGCCCCAGCGTCAACGCCCCGGTTGCCATGGGTTACGTCGCCACGGAATATGCCACGCCGGATACGGCCCTGTTCGCCGAACTGCGCGGCAGGTTCGTGCCGATCCATGTCCGCGCGCTGCCCTTCGTGGCGCCGGGCTTCAAACGATAA
- a CDS encoding alpha-hydroxy acid oxidase produces MAMPRRLKRIYALHDFESAARRHLPKAIFQYVRNGAGEEFSLRRNRRIFDSLLLRPYRLRDVAQRDAGVTLFGHRYAQPFGIAPTGGAAMIRYNADRLEAAAARAANVPYSLSANSITPLEDVIRINPETWFAAYLPDDLAIVDGMVDRVSRAGYKVMVITVDVPVAAQRLAETRAGYTMPIRPRLRVAANVAFYPRWLFGTAGRNFLRLRQPRIANIRPGNGPGLFSRELSAVGGSSGFTWDHIERIRARYPGKLVLKGILRPEDAARAARIGVDGIVVSDHGARLLDHVITPLEAFAEIKAQAGTMAVMVDGGFRQGSDVLTALALGADAVLVGRPFLYASALAGRAGVEHAIGLLGKDIDRGMAMLGVSRIADLTADFVQRV; encoded by the coding sequence ATGGCCATGCCGCGCCGCCTGAAGCGAATATATGCCCTCCACGACTTCGAAAGCGCGGCGCGCCGTCACCTGCCCAAGGCGATTTTTCAATACGTGCGCAACGGCGCGGGCGAGGAGTTTTCCCTGCGTCGTAACCGGCGGATTTTCGATTCACTCCTGCTGCGGCCCTATCGCCTGCGGGATGTCGCGCAGCGCGACGCGGGCGTTACGTTGTTCGGCCATCGTTACGCCCAGCCTTTCGGCATCGCGCCGACGGGGGGCGCGGCGATGATCCGGTACAATGCCGACCGTCTGGAAGCGGCGGCGGCGCGTGCGGCGAACGTGCCGTATTCCCTCAGCGCCAATTCCATCACGCCGCTGGAAGATGTCATCCGGATCAACCCCGAGACATGGTTCGCCGCCTATCTGCCGGACGACCTGGCGATCGTGGACGGCATGGTCGATCGTGTGAGCCGTGCGGGATACAAGGTGATGGTGATCACGGTGGACGTACCGGTCGCGGCGCAACGTCTGGCGGAAACACGCGCCGGCTACACCATGCCCATCCGCCCGCGCCTGCGCGTGGCGGCCAACGTCGCGTTCTATCCGCGCTGGCTGTTCGGCACGGCGGGGCGAAATTTTCTCCGCCTTCGCCAGCCGCGCATCGCCAACATCCGGCCGGGGAACGGTCCGGGTCTTTTCTCCCGTGAACTGAGTGCCGTCGGCGGTTCGTCAGGTTTCACCTGGGACCATATCGAGCGTATCCGCGCGCGCTATCCGGGCAAGCTGGTGCTGAAAGGCATCCTGCGACCGGAGGATGCGGCGCGCGCGGCGCGGATCGGCGTCGATGGTATCGTCGTGTCCGACCATGGTGCGCGGTTGCTGGACCATGTCATCACGCCGCTGGAAGCGTTCGCCGAGATCAAGGCGCAGGCCGGGACGATGGCGGTGATGGTCGATGGCGGGTTCCGGCAGGGCAGCGATGTGCTGACGGCGCTGGCGCTGGGCGCGGATGCCGTGCTGGTCGGCCGGCCGTTCCTCTATGCCAGTGCGCTTGCCGGACGTGCCGGGGTTGAACATGCCATCGGGCTGCTGGGCAAGGATATCGATCGGGGGATGGCGATGCTGGGCGTGTCGCGCATCGCCGATCTGACGGCGGACTTCGTGCAGCGCGTCTGA
- the speE gene encoding polyamine aminopropyltransferase has product MSDSWINETLYPDWGQRFRVKRELARVRSDFQDIVVFESESHGGVLVLDGAVQITERDEFVYQEMLTHVPLLAHPDARRVLIIGAGDGGVLRRVLQHDTVEKAVMVEIDGAVIELSKKHLPGIAGDAWNDPRADVIVGDGIDYVAKADDGAFDVIIVDSTDPIGVGEVLFTDAFYRDCARILSKEGLIVNQCGVPFMQADELRETSLRRAKFFPHVSAYVAAVPTYVGGFMTLGVAAKGEAPSRQTTEQIRARAEKAGILGTTRYWTPEIHTGAFNLPPYIAENLPSKNA; this is encoded by the coding sequence ATGTCAGACTCCTGGATCAACGAGACTCTCTATCCCGACTGGGGCCAGCGCTTCCGCGTCAAGCGTGAACTGGCGCGTGTCCGCAGCGACTTCCAGGACATCGTGGTGTTCGAAAGCGAATCCCATGGCGGCGTCCTGGTGCTCGACGGCGCCGTCCAGATCACCGAGCGCGATGAGTTCGTCTACCAGGAGATGCTGACGCACGTTCCGCTTCTCGCCCATCCGGACGCCCGGCGCGTGCTGATCATCGGCGCGGGCGACGGCGGCGTGCTCAGGCGCGTGCTGCAACACGATACGGTCGAGAAGGCCGTCATGGTCGAGATCGACGGTGCCGTCATCGAACTCTCCAAAAAGCATCTGCCGGGCATCGCGGGCGACGCCTGGAACGATCCGCGCGCGGACGTCATCGTCGGCGACGGGATCGATTACGTCGCAAAGGCCGATGACGGCGCCTTCGACGTCATCATCGTCGACTCGACCGATCCGATCGGCGTCGGGGAAGTGTTGTTCACCGACGCGTTCTATCGCGATTGCGCGCGCATTCTCTCGAAAGAGGGCCTGATCGTGAACCAGTGCGGCGTGCCGTTCATGCAGGCGGACGAACTGCGTGAGACATCGCTGCGCCGGGCGAAATTCTTCCCGCATGTCTCGGCTTATGTCGCCGCCGTGCCGACCTATGTGGGCGGCTTCATGACGCTCGGCGTCGCCGCAAAGGGCGAAGCGCCATCCCGCCAGACGACGGAACAGATCCGCGCCCGCGCCGAGAAAGCCGGCATCCTCGGCACGACGCGTTACTGGACACCGGAGATCCACACGGGCGCCTTCAATCTGCCGCCCTATATCGCCGAGAACCTGCCGTCGAAAAACGCCTGA
- a CDS encoding AI-2E family transporter: MSGMQSLHDTLDPELTAASPARVAPQPGDPDGRRQAGLIHRAMLRHEIGLRDACVLILTILAVFYSLYFAANIVLPFVFATVMNLLMIAPMRMLHGRLRVPKPLAALLLIVAMFVVVAGIGTAISVPAAAWLSKVPQSLPALQTKLAFLHGSLIDVQNAYYRAMSVFSSGTPRHIGVPHGDGTGSSAALTSLGSSVLLGTRNFMGEFLTMLLMLFFLMTEGDSLLRRIVEIMPTFADKRRIVQIATQIERNVSLYLATITIMNVLVGLLNFLQCWLTGMPNPLLWGVLAFLLNYVPIIGPLTGVVVYFFVGLFSFPSLVYALVPPAIYLCIHILEGETITPMLLAKRFTLNPVLVMASLMFWDWMWGIAGAFLSVPMLAVFKIFCDHIDALTPIGHVLGGPVRPRSLRTIGAPVKAD, translated from the coding sequence ATGTCCGGGATGCAGTCGCTGCATGACACGCTCGATCCTGAGCTGACGGCGGCAAGCCCAGCGCGGGTGGCGCCGCAGCCCGGGGATCCGGATGGTCGCCGTCAGGCGGGGCTGATCCATCGGGCGATGTTGCGTCATGAGATCGGGCTGCGTGATGCCTGTGTCCTGATCCTGACGATTCTCGCCGTCTTCTATTCGCTCTACTTCGCGGCCAATATCGTCCTGCCGTTCGTGTTCGCCACGGTCATGAACCTGTTGATGATCGCGCCGATGCGGATGCTGCATGGCCGCCTGCGCGTGCCCAAACCGCTGGCGGCGCTGTTGCTGATCGTGGCGATGTTCGTCGTCGTGGCCGGTATCGGCACGGCCATTTCGGTGCCGGCGGCGGCGTGGCTGTCGAAAGTGCCGCAGAGCCTGCCGGCATTGCAGACCAAGCTGGCTTTCCTGCATGGTTCGCTGATTGACGTCCAGAACGCCTATTATCGCGCGATGAGCGTGTTCTCGTCCGGGACGCCGCGCCATATCGGCGTGCCGCATGGGGACGGAACCGGCAGTTCGGCGGCGCTGACCAGCCTGGGTTCGTCCGTGCTGCTGGGCACGCGGAACTTCATGGGCGAATTCCTGACCATGCTGCTGATGCTGTTCTTCCTGATGACGGAAGGCGACAGCCTGTTGCGCCGTATCGTGGAGATCATGCCCACTTTCGCGGACAAGCGGCGCATCGTGCAGATCGCGACGCAGATCGAACGCAATGTCTCGCTCTATCTGGCGACCATCACCATCATGAACGTGCTGGTCGGGCTGCTGAATTTCCTGCAATGCTGGCTGACGGGCATGCCGAACCCGCTGCTCTGGGGCGTGCTGGCGTTCCTGCTGAACTATGTGCCGATCATCGGGCCGCTGACGGGCGTCGTCGTCTATTTCTTCGTCGGCCTCTTCTCTTTCCCGTCGCTCGTGTACGCGCTGGTGCCGCCGGCGATCTATCTGTGCATCCATATCCTGGAAGGCGAGACGATCACGCCGATGCTGCTGGCCAAGCGTTTCACGCTCAATCCGGTGCTGGTGATGGCCTCGCTGATGTTCTGGGACTGGATGTGGGGCATTGCCGGGGCGTTTCTCTCCGTGCCGATGCTCGCCGTCTTCAAGATATTCTGCGATCATATCGACGCCCTGACGCCGATCGGCCACGTGCTAGGCGGCCCGGTGCGGCCGCGGTCGTTGCGGACGATCGGGGCGCCCGTCAAGGCGGACTGA